TCTGTCAGTTCTTGTGGAGACTAGATAATGTAACTGCAACACAGAAGACCTGCAAGGTTGTCGAATGTTGAGGTTGCATGTAGAAAATGTGTCAGTATATCTGTTGTCTGTGCCCTTTTAGTTGACCTTGGCCTGCTCTCATATTGCAGGTTTATATATGAAACCGAGCATCACAATGGAATCGCCGAGCTCTTAGAGATCTTAGGAAGGTGAGTGCACGGTGTGCTATCCCGTCAACACATCATCTCTTTTACAATTAAAAAAAGAAGATGAATCTAAAACAAGTCTCCCCTTGTCCCTCGTCCCCAGCATAATCAACGGCTTTGCCCTGCCATTGAAAGAGGAGCACAAGATGTTCTTGATTCGAGTGCTGCTGCCGCTTCACAAAGTGAAGTCACTCAGTGTCTACCACCCACAGGTACCATAGTGCTCTGAAAGGCCCCCTCCCTTACACAGTGTGAGGGTCAGACATGACTCTCCTATATCAGCTCCTGCTGAAATGCTCTCACTCGCACAACTTGTTCATCTCTCTCCACAGCTGGCGTATTGCGTCGTGCAGTTCTTGGAAAAGGACAGTAGTCTAACTGAACCAGTGAGTTTGGCATGTCTTCAACTGGGGATTGTCAGCCAAAGGTTCTTAGCTGGGTAATATATGGTTTTATACAGAGTTAATGTTGTGTAAATGATTTGACCCCCCCAGGTGATCATGGGCTTGCTGAAGTTCTGGCCTAAGACCCACAGCCCCAAAGAGGTGATGTTCCTCAACGAGCTGGAGGAGATCCTGGACGTCATCGAGCCCTCTGAGTTCGTCAAGGTCATGGAGCCGCTGTTCAGACAGCTGGCCAAGTGTGTTTCCAGTCCACACTTCCAGGTACACTACGCCTGCCTCAAGCTCACTCACACTGCCGTGTTTACTCATTCAGCTTCACTGGCccaaacataacaaaatatggcATTGCCTTCATGAAGTAAAAAATAACATCATGCCAATTGAAAGTAATTTGTCTTAGAATCATGTGCGATATTCTGTCGTGGACAGAGTGAACAAGCACAGGAACTATACCGTATCCACAATGGAAGGGGCGTATGGTCTGATGGCCTCCTTTTCTGGGTGCTCAAGGTGGCAGAGAGGGCGCTGTACTACTGGAACAACGAGTACATCATGAGTCTGATCAGTGACAACGCTGCCAAGATCCTCCCCATCATGTTCCCTGCTCTCTACAAGAACTCCAAGAGCCACTGGAACAAGTATGACCCCTGCGTCCAAGTCCATTTAAAAGATCAATGCTCCTGCTAAACTGATGTGCCTCCAAAACAAGTCTGGCAACTATTTGTCATAGCTGGGTTCGCATTTTGAGAGAAGAAATCAATTCATTGTTGTAAGGGAAGAACAGATAATGCGCTTTGTGCGGAAATATTTTTCTCCCCTAAAAAAAAAATGGGATACTGGATCCTTTTGAATTATAATCCAGAAAACAATTGATGTCCAGCACTCGCTTAAAAAGGCATTTCAATGATTCATTGTATGTTAACCTGCACATATTGCAGTGTGTTAAATGCCCTTCCTATGGTCTAGGACAATCCATGGGCTGATCTACAACGCCCTGAAGCTCttcatggagatgaaccagaagcTGTTTGATGACTGCACCCAGCAGTACAAGGCTGAGAAACAGAAGTGAGTCCACTGGGCTCCGAGATCTGCATGGTCCTCTATTAAATCAGCCActtctcttctttcttttttttttttcatgtagAATTATTGATCCTCTCCCTCAAAGCACAGTAAAATGCCAAGCCAGCTAATTTCCTGGTTGGCTCCAACTCAAAGTTGTTTTTGTTGCTGATGTGTTTTCAGAGAGAAGTACAAGCTGAAGGAGCGTGAGGAGGTCTGGCACAAGATCGAGGAGCTGGCCAAGCATAACCCTCAGGTGAGCCCTACTGCAGGATGCCAAAAAACACCACAACCCCATCCCCGTGCATTATGGAACATTCACATCACACTGTTCCAGGGAGTAGGCTCAGGAAACGAGACTGTGCTATTTATTTCCACATTAGACATTTGTAGATGGACACTGCGtaatagtttatttttatttttataagtGTGTTGTATGTAGTATCAAATTAATGGTCCCTAGTAACACGCTTCCTGTCTCATTATTCTCCAAATGCATTGCATAATATCACTGTCGCCAGGAGCAACTGAAAGGGAGAAAAAACTCCAGTCCTCAGTAATTATGTTGCTATGGTTGTGTGTGAAATTGTATGTACAGTAAGAGGTAGAGGGGATTTTTGAGAGGGTTTTAAACAGGGTTATGCTTGAATTCATTTGACTTTATAAAGTCCTTTTGTTCCAGACACATCTAATTATCACCATTGATCGTCTCTCGTGACTGATTCCCAGCTCCAAGAGCTCAGGAACAAAGAGCTGAAGATTTAATTAAGAGGAATTATGCTTTAGTGAATGTAGcctagatatgtgtgtgtgtgtgtgtgtcggtagctatgtttccattaacATTTTAGAAAGTTCGCATAGAAAATAGATGCCACAATTGCCGGCAACGGTGTGTTTCCATTTAACTGTCTTGTGTTTATTAAAAACAGCTGGATGTAATGAcgtcacaacaacaacaacaacaacaacaacatctgcAAAAACCCAGATTGTCAAATATAAAATGATTGTTGAAGTGTTTCTATTATCCATTTAGGCAATGAATAAATTGTCaacagcctgtatgccctcccacctctctgtttCATGTCACGTCGTCCACAAAAGCCAGCATGGATATAAAGCGAGAATTGACTCATATTTGCCATATTGTAATGGTTCTAATGTGCCAGCGTATGGCATTGGTCCGTGGCATGGTGAGACTTGCACTACTGTACATCTGATATAATTAAATGGTGAAACGTGCATCCTGCCAACCAGAAAAGCAAGGCAAAGCAATTTGGGCAttcttgaaagtcaggacaatCGTTGTCCTGCATAGAAACATCATTTTTAGAGTTGAAATGTAGATTTAGAAAGCAGTAGGCGTTTAGAAAATAAATGTGGAGTGGGGTTTTATAGTCACGTGCTGACGTGCCCTGCGTCCCTTCAAAAATGATTCAGCAAtcatcatttaaaaaataaatctcTTTCCATCAATTTGTCACAAGAAAGTTTGACAAAGGAAAAAAACGGAAACCTGCCTAGTGTCTGACTGAGAGAGAGCAAATATCTGTCTTTTAACCTATGCTTTATCTGCAGGTTAGCAAACTCCGACCTGGTCTCCACCCACAAGAAGAGGTCTGCTTATTTTCTTACTGAATTCAATGGGCTGTCTGATGTTGATCTTGGTACATTCGTGGGTGTGTTTCACAGTCGGTATCCAGACCACATCCAACTAATTTGTTTCTATCTGTAATTTTCCAGTACATGATGTACAATGAGAGTCCGGGAGGGGTGCCCTTGTACTCCATGGAGACGGAGACGCCCACTGCTGAGGACATTCAGCTGCTGAAGAAGACTGTCGAGACAGAGGCCACACAGGTACAACTACCAGCACACGTCGAGGTACACCACTCTCTACATACGCCCACCTGCAGGCTTTTTCCCCAGCCTAGTAACTTACTAATCAATTGATCGTCAAGGCCTTAATTTGTTGAATCACAGGTATGTACTCGCACCCCCCGTAGCCACATACAGTACACCCTGCAGGCTGTTGTCCCAGCCTAGTATTAATACACCTACCAGCCAATCAATGAATCAAGAAAAATCAACACTTCTCTTTCACATGTTCATTTATTTTTGTCTTTCTACGTTTTTTTAAGTTGTAAACTAATTCTTCAACTCATGTCAGTTTCAGAATTCACCAGTCCCCGTCTGTCCATTTGAAAAGTTTCATTGCTGTGTTGGATATGGCCCTGAACTAACAGTCTCACTTTGCTCTACGTATATTCTTCCATAGGGGATGAAGGACATCAAGAAAGACAAGGTGTTGATGCGGCGGAAGTCGGAGCTGCCGCAGGACGTGTACACTATAAAAGCCCTGGAGCAACACAAGCGAGCAGAGGAGTATCTGACGGCCAACGAGGAGGCCCTCTGACCAGGGAGCAGTGGCACCCTCCATGCCTAACTCCCCTCCTGTCCGTCTCTCATCCAAACAGTCGCCTACTGTACACCTGATAGCCCCCTCTTCGCCTCcgcttctcctccccctccacccctccatctctgccgGAGATCCCCATCTGCAGAAAACCAATGCCATCAGAGTTAGACAAGACCACACACTCTTATACGCACACATAAGAACATACTCACAGACGTACAAATTGTTCCAACTTCCAAATACTCACATATACTTGACTACAGTGGGCTGATTGTTAGGTTGCATGAGGACAACCATTATACAACAGGAGTATTAAGTGTAAGCATCCGTGAAGCATGTTTCTTTGTTTTGTTTCTGTTTCCTTTCAGATTGGTTTTGGTTGTCCTCATGTTCCTACCTCCTACTGTGATCTGCTGTGCTGAAAGGGAACGACCAAAGCATTACCTATAGAGGGCAGTCGAGTGAGTGGCGGTCCCGCTAGCTTGTCTGGAGTGAGGGGGTGTGGGTTATCTGATTGGTTTGGTGGAAAATAGGGACATGCTCTAGTCTAGCTGGCTGTCCAGTGGAAGTAGTGATTCTgctctgttaaaaaaaaaaaaattgcaaaaACTTTCTGTCAGTTCATGTCCAGGCAGCATAGTACATTTTGGGGAAGCCAAGTCTGGGACACAAAGCTTACAAGGCAAAGCAATGACATGAGAGGACGAGGAATCAAGATGGCTGCCTTTATCTTAATTTAATTCATGTATGTCAGTCTCTTCCATGAAACCAGTTTTTCTCACTCTTTAGTTGAAGCTTCATGAAGTCACCTCTTTGCATCCTTAAATCATGGCCTTACAGCATCTGTTGAATTACATTCTCCCTGTTTATTAGTCGTAAGCTAATAGCATGATTGTAAGCCTAGATAATTGGTGTATGCAGGGCAGTCAGTCCgggtctcaatttactgttgagtgttagaatagtagaatacacaaggaaTTGAGatatttggttgtgcatcagcagttttttttcttcgttttttttttcacctttatttaaccaggtaggcaagttgagaacaagttctcatttacaactgcgacctggccaagataaagcaaagcagttcgacagatacaacgacacagagttacacatggagtaaaacaaacatacagtcaataatacagtataaacgagtctatatacaatgtgagcaaatgaggtgagaagggacgtaaaggcaaaaaaggccatggtggcaaagtaaatacaatatagcaagtaaaacactggaatggtagttttgcaatggaataatgtgcaaagtataaataaaaataatggggtgcaaaggagcaaaattaattaattaattaaatacagttgggaaagaggtagttgtttgggctaaattataggtgggctatgtacaggtgcagtactgtgagctgctctgacagttggtgcttaaagctagtgagggagataagtgtttccagattcagagatttttgtagttcgttccagtcattggcagcagagaactggaaggaggcggccaaagaaagaattggttttgggggtgactagagagatatacctgctggagcgtgtgctacaggtgggagatgctatggtgaccagcgagctgagataaggggggactttaccttcgcagggtcttgtagatgacatggagccagtgggtttggcgacgagtatgaagcgagggcaagccaacgagagcgtacaggtcgcaatggtgggaagtaaatggggctttggtgacaaaacggattgcactgtgatagactgcatccaatttgttaagtagggtattggaggctattttgtaaatgacattgtcaaagtcgaggattggtaggatggtcagttttacaagggtatgtttggcagcatgagtgaaggatgctttgttgcgaaataggaagccaattctagatttaactttggattggagatgtttgatatgggtctggaaggagagtttacagtctaaccagacacctaagtatttgtagttgtccacgtattctaagtccgAGCCGTCCatagtagtgatgttggacaggcgagtaggtgcaggtagcgatcggttgaagagcatgcatttagttttacttgtatttaagagcaattggaggccacggaaggagagttgtatggcattgaagcttgcctggagggttgttaacacagtgtccaaagaagggccagaagtatacagaatggtgtcgtctgcgtagaggtggatcagagactcaccagcagcaagagcgacctcattgatgtatacagagaagagagtcagttcaagaattgaaccctgtggcacccccatagagactgccagaggtctggacagcagaccctccgatttgacacactgaactctatcagagaagtagttggtgaaccaggcgagacaatcatttgagaaaccaaggctgtcgagtctgccgatgaggatgtggtgattgacagagtcgaaagccttggccagatcaatgaatacggctgcacagtaatgtttcttatcgatggcggttaagatatcgtttaggaccttgagcgtggctgaggtgcacccatgaccagctctgaaaccagattgcatagcagagaaggtatggtgagattcaaaatggtcggtaatctgtttgttgacttggcttacgaagaccttagaaatgcatggtaggatagatataggtctgtagcagtttgggtcaagactgtccccccctttgaagagggggatgaccgcaactgctttccaatctttgggaatctcagacgacacgaaagagaggttgaacaggctagtaaataggggtggcaacaatttcggcagatcattttagaaagaaagggtccagattgtctagcccggctgatttgtaggggtccagattttgcagctctttcagaacatcagctgaacggatttgggagaaggagaaatggggaaggcttgggcaagttgctgttgggggtgcagtgctgttgaccggggtaggagtagccaggtggaaagcatggccagtcgttgaaaaatgcttattgaaactctcaattatggtggatttatcagtggtgacagtgtttcctatcttcagtgcagtgggcagctgggaggtgttcttattctccatggactttacagtgtcccagaacttttttgagttagtgttgcaggaagcaaatttctgcttgaaaaagctagccttggcttttctaactgcctgtgtataatggtttctagcttccctgaacagctgcatatcacgggggctgttcgatgctaatgcagaacgccataggatgtgtttttgtgttggttaagggcagtcaggtctggggagaaccaagggctatatctgttcctgcttctacatttcttgaatggggcatgtttatttaagatggttaggaaggcatttaaaaaaaatatccaggcatcctctactgacgggatgagatcaatattcttccaggataccccagccaggtcgattagatatgcctgctcgctgaagtgtttcagggagcgttttacagtgatgagtggagggcgtttgaccgctgacccattacggatgcaggcaatgaggcagtgatcgctgagatcttggttgaagacagcagaggtgtatttagaggggaagttggttaggatgatatctatgagggtgcccgtg
This genomic interval from Oncorhynchus keta strain PuntledgeMale-10-30-2019 chromosome 2, Oket_V2, whole genome shotgun sequence contains the following:
- the LOC118401088 gene encoding serine/threonine-protein phosphatase 2A 56 kDa regulatory subunit delta isoform-like, with the protein product MPNKTKKEKEPTKSAKSSTKNSNATSGKDTGTENADEVAQQQTASKRPSNSTPPPTQLNKIKYSSGPQIVKKERRQSSSRFNLAKNRELQKLPALKDAPLIDREELFVQKLRQCCVLFDFVTDPLSDLKYKEVKRAGLNEMVEYITHNREVVTESIYPEGVIMFSINLFRTLPPSSNPTGAEFDPEEDEPTLEAAWPHLQLVYEFFLRFLESPDFQPNVAKKYIDQKFVLSLLELFDSEDPRERDFLKTILHRIYGKFLGLRAYIRRQINNIFYRFIYETEHHNGIAELLEILGSIINGFALPLKEEHKMFLIRVLLPLHKVKSLSVYHPQLAYCVVQFLEKDSSLTEPVIMGLLKFWPKTHSPKEVMFLNELEEILDVIEPSEFVKVMEPLFRQLAKCVSSPHFQVAERALYYWNNEYIMSLISDNAAKILPIMFPALYKNSKSHWNKTIHGLIYNALKLFMEMNQKLFDDCTQQYKAEKQKEKYKLKEREEVWHKIEELAKHNPQVSKLRPGLHPQEEYMMYNESPGGVPLYSMETETPTAEDIQLLKKTVETEATQGMKDIKKDKVLMRRKSELPQDVYTIKALEQHKRAEEYLTANEEAL